CAATTCCAAAATTAAAACTTGATGGATTTGGATGACCATTAATGATCAGTATTTTTTTCATATGATTTCTTTTTTAGCAAAAATACTATTGCAATGAAAATTATTACTGGACAAATGTCCTATAAAACCGCTTTTCTAATTCGGCTTAAATGCCTTGGCGTAACGCCTAAATAAGATGCTAAATATTGAAGCGGAATCAACTGAAGATATTTTTGGTGATTCTGATAAAGCTCTTCGTAACGTTGTGTTCCTGATAATTTCTGAAAAGAAATCATTCGTTTCTGAAGCGTTACATATTCCATTTCAGTCAATTTACGTCCAATTTCCTGCCAATGAATTCCTAAGTTATAAAGCTTTTCTAAACTTTCACGACTTAAAACCTGTAATTCTGTTTCGGCTAAAGCCTGAATATTTTCTTCGGCAACATTTTGAGTTATAAAACTGGAGAAGGAAGCCATAAATTCATTTTCGAAGGCAAAACAATTCGTGATTTCGTCTCCTTGATGATTGAAAAAATAAGATCTCAAAATCCCTTTTTTAATAAAATAGATTTCATTACAAACCTGATTTTCTTTCAACAGAAGTTCTCCTTTTTTAAGCGTACGAAAAGTAATTAAATCTTCTAATTGCTCTAATTCTTTCTGAGGTAAAATCTGAATCGATTGAAAAACGGTTTTCATTTGAAAAAATTCAGAATAAATTAATCTTTTGATGCAAAAACCCTTTCGATTCTTTTATCCGGCACAAGCCATATTAAAGCTACGACAACATAACAAGCACCTGAAATCCACACATTATAAAATGAAGAAACGATTCCAACAATATTAAGACCTGTAGAGATTTTACCTTTTAAATCTTCACCAATAGCTTTTCTTATAAGTGAATCTTTCCCTTCTGCCTCCAAAACCATTTTCTGCAGAATAATATAAGCCACTGCACATCCCAATAAAATAATTCCATAAAGCGCTAAAGGTGCTTTTTCGAAATTATGTTCTCCCATCCAACCGGTTGCGACAGGAATCAGAGAAAGCCAAAAAAGTAAATGTAGATTTGCCCAAAGAATTTTTCCGTTGATTTTGGTAAGACCATGAAGTAAATAATGGTGATTGTTCCAGTAAATTCCAACGTAAATAAAACTTAAAACATAACTTAGAAACTTAGGAATTAGTGGTTTTAGATCTGCAAACTCAATTCCATGAGGCACTTTTATTTCTAAAATCATTATGGTGATTATAATAGCCAAAACACCATCACTAAAGGCTTCAAGTCTAGTTTTATTCATTTATTAAATTATGCTGGTTATATATTTTTTTTGCCACAGATTAAAAGATTTGAATAGATTTCTTTTTTATTTTAATCTGTAAAAATCTTTTAATCTGTGGCATTATTTTTTTTTAAATTTTACCGTAATACATTGCTTTTACGATTCCGTCAGAAAGACCAATTTTAGGAACAAAAATTTGACGTGCTCCACTCCATTTCATCGCATTCAGATAAATTCTGGTCGCGTGAATAATTACGTCGGCACGATCTGAATTTAAACCTAATTCGGCAATTCTTTGTTCGTACGTTAACGAATTCAGGAATGCATATTGCGAATTAATATAAATGTATGAAAGCGGTTTTTCTTGTTGTTTTCCGGACATTTTAAACAATTTATTAATGTTTCCTCCGGAACCAATCAAGGTTACTTCTTCATAATCAGCTGTATTGGTTTTAATCCATTTTTCGATTTCATCCCAAACTGAATCGTGAACCATATTATTTAATAAACGAACTGTTCCGGCTTTGAAAGATCTTGAATTGATCATTTTTCCATCAGAGAACAATGTAAATTCAGTGCTTCCACCACCAACATCTACAAATAGATAGGTTTCGTCAGTTTTTAATAAATGATGTAAATCTGTTGAAGCGATAATTGCTGCTTCTTTTTTACCATCTATAATTTCAATTTTAATGTCGGCTTTTTTCTTAATCAAAGCGACAACTTCTTTGGCATTATAAGCTTCACGCATTGCCGAAGTTGCAAATGCCATATAACGCTCAACTTTATGTACTTTCATCAAAAGATTGAATGCTTTCATTGCATCAACCATTCGATCTATATTTTCTTCTGAAATTTCCCCTACTGTGAAGGCATCTTGTCCCAAACGAATTGGCACACGAACAAGCGAACTTTTATTAAATTGTGGTTCTTTGCCATCTTGCTCTACAACATTCGATATTAGTAACCTCATGGCATTTGAACCAATATCTATTGCTGCATATTTCCTTATATTAATCATGCTCACTTTATGATTTGAAATTTTATTATTTTAATTTGTTCGCTGCACTACCTCTGCGATTACATCAATTTTATTCTGATAATACTTGTAGGTTTCAAGCTGCGCTCTAAATGGGGCATGATGATTACGTGGCTTATACTTATTATCTAATTTATAGGAATGATATCTCACTTTTACATTCCCTTTCCATGCTATATTGAAATTATCTATTAATTCTTTTTTAATTTCAAGGTCATAAATCGGGCATGTTACCTCAACTCTTCCGTCTAGATTTCTGGTCATGAAATCGGCTGAAGAAATGTAAACTTCGGTTAAACCGGCATTTCCAAAAATGTACACTCTTGAATGTTCCAGATAGTTATCTACGATACTTATGGCTTCAATGTTTTCGCTCATTCCCGGGATTCCAGGTATTAAAGAACAAATCCCTCTTACCTGAAGCTGGATTTTTACTCCGGCATTACTGGCTTCGTATAATTTATCGATCATTTTAAAATCTGATAAACTATTCATTTTTAATTTAATATGCGTTTTTCTACCTGCTAATGCGTGCAGAATTTCACGGTCTATTAATTTAACAAATTTTGTTCTTGTATAATGTGGCGATACTATTAAAT
This genomic window from Flavobacterium sp. 9 contains:
- a CDS encoding Crp/Fnr family transcriptional regulator, with the translated sequence MKTVFQSIQILPQKELEQLEDLITFRTLKKGELLLKENQVCNEIYFIKKGILRSYFFNHQGDEITNCFAFENEFMASFSSFITQNVAEENIQALAETELQVLSRESLEKLYNLGIHWQEIGRKLTEMEYVTLQKRMISFQKLSGTQRYEELYQNHQKYLQLIPLQYLASYLGVTPRHLSRIRKAVL
- a CDS encoding TMEM175 family protein, whose product is MNKTRLEAFSDGVLAIIITIMILEIKVPHGIEFADLKPLIPKFLSYVLSFIYVGIYWNNHHYLLHGLTKINGKILWANLHLLFWLSLIPVATGWMGEHNFEKAPLALYGIILLGCAVAYIILQKMVLEAEGKDSLIRKAIGEDLKGKISTGLNIVGIVSSFYNVWISGACYVVVALIWLVPDKRIERVFASKD
- a CDS encoding Ppx/GppA phosphatase family protein, with the protein product MINIRKYAAIDIGSNAMRLLISNVVEQDGKEPQFNKSSLVRVPIRLGQDAFTVGEISEENIDRMVDAMKAFNLLMKVHKVERYMAFATSAMREAYNAKEVVALIKKKADIKIEIIDGKKEAAIIASTDLHHLLKTDETYLFVDVGGGSTEFTLFSDGKMINSRSFKAGTVRLLNNMVHDSVWDEIEKWIKTNTADYEEVTLIGSGGNINKLFKMSGKQQEKPLSYIYINSQYAFLNSLTYEQRIAELGLNSDRADVIIHATRIYLNAMKWSGARQIFVPKIGLSDGIVKAMYYGKI